In the genome of Nocardia sp. NBC_00416, one region contains:
- a CDS encoding FAD-dependent monooxygenase has translation MADTEVIIVGAGPAGLMLAAELRLAGIRPLVLERHPEHRDTHKANGLGGQILELLRYRGLLERLEAAATGPSHPAPRYPFGDVHLDFSGLAEPPLRGLTLPQPQLERLLAEHAGELGAEVRRGHEVVGVSQDAETVTAQVRGPDGTYPVTAAYLVGCDGGHSRVREMAGIAFPGLTYPEVNRLGQVTLPDSVIRLDNGDLEVPGPGRIGAGFTRTDHGVFGFGPLTDEVLLVLTTETDPTEIDDEPMSLTEFQDSIRRVLGADLPLGEVIRLSRYQFQARQAERYRDGRILLAGDAAHLFPATGVGLNAGMLDTVDLAWKLAADIDGWAPAGLLDTYHEERHYAGARTLLQTQAQVALRRDEDPAARALREVFLELLVDEQPLRRLGSLIAGTDLRYPMPNPNQHPLTGTFAPDLTLRIDQRVTSVAELMPAARPVLLDLADRPELREIADEWAGRVDIRTAETDARPADALLIRPDAHIAWAATVGEPGGIAALALREALSYWFGEPVKTTVPLSDRPT, from the coding sequence GTGGCGGACACCGAGGTGATCATCGTGGGCGCGGGGCCGGCCGGTCTGATGCTGGCCGCCGAACTGCGCCTGGCGGGCATTCGGCCGCTGGTGCTGGAGCGTCACCCCGAGCATCGCGACACACACAAGGCCAACGGTCTCGGTGGGCAGATCCTGGAACTGCTGCGCTACCGGGGTTTGCTGGAGCGACTGGAAGCGGCCGCGACCGGTCCGAGCCATCCGGCTCCCCGATATCCGTTCGGCGATGTGCACCTGGACTTCTCGGGTCTGGCGGAGCCCCCGCTCCGGGGCCTGACCCTGCCGCAACCGCAACTCGAGCGGCTGCTCGCCGAACACGCGGGCGAACTCGGCGCCGAGGTCCGCCGCGGTCACGAAGTGGTGGGGGTGAGCCAGGACGCCGAGACGGTGACCGCGCAGGTACGCGGCCCGGACGGCACCTACCCGGTGACGGCCGCCTACCTGGTGGGCTGCGACGGTGGGCACAGCCGGGTTCGTGAGATGGCGGGTATCGCGTTCCCGGGCCTCACCTATCCCGAGGTCAACCGGCTGGGCCAGGTCACGCTGCCCGATTCGGTCATCCGGCTCGACAACGGTGACCTCGAAGTCCCCGGACCGGGCCGGATCGGTGCGGGCTTCACCCGGACCGACCACGGTGTATTCGGATTCGGGCCGCTCACCGACGAGGTCCTGCTCGTCCTGACCACCGAGACCGACCCCACCGAAATCGACGACGAGCCGATGAGCCTGACCGAGTTCCAGGACAGTATTCGGCGCGTACTCGGTGCGGACCTCCCACTGGGTGAGGTGATCCGGCTGTCGCGCTACCAGTTCCAGGCGCGGCAGGCCGAGCGATACCGCGACGGGCGGATCCTGCTGGCCGGTGACGCGGCCCATCTGTTCCCCGCCACGGGCGTGGGACTCAACGCGGGCATGCTCGACACGGTCGATCTGGCCTGGAAGCTGGCCGCCGATATCGACGGCTGGGCACCGGCCGGCCTGCTGGACACCTACCACGAGGAACGGCACTACGCCGGCGCCCGCACGCTGCTCCAAACCCAGGCTCAGGTAGCGCTGCGGCGGGACGAGGACCCGGCCGCCCGAGCGCTGCGCGAGGTGTTCCTGGAACTGCTCGTCGACGAGCAGCCGCTGCGCCGCCTGGGATCTCTCATCGCCGGGACCGATCTCCGCTACCCGATGCCCAATCCCAACCAGCACCCGTTGACCGGCACTTTCGCGCCGGATCTGACCCTGCGGATCGATCAGCGGGTCACCAGCGTCGCCGAACTGATGCCCGCCGCACGTCCTGTCCTGCTCGATCTCGCCGACCGTCCGGAACTCCGCGAGATCGCCGACGAGTGGGCGGGACGGGTCGACATCCGCACTGCCGAAACCGACGCCCGCCCGGCCGACGCCCTACTGATCCGGCCGGACGCCCATATCGCCTGGGCCGCGACGGTCGGCGAGCCCGGCGGCATCGCCGCGCTCGCATTGCGTGAGGCGCTCTCGTATTGGTTCGGGGAGCCGGTGAAAACCACAGTGCCCCTGAGCGATCGGCCGACCTGA
- a CDS encoding RtcB family protein gives MFPVELSGTRARTLMWADEHEIDDAALQQLRNIARLEWVHGVRVMPDVHLGKGATVGSVIAMRDAVAPAAVGVDIGCGMESVRTDLTAADLPDDLRALRSAIEAAVPVGFAAHQHPVQVRKLAPGPSGVATTTLRTGWDRFWSAFGDLDEAVAPRESKAHKQMGSLGGGNHFIEVCLDQDDQVWILLHSGSRNIGKELAERHMAVARGLPHNRNLVDRDLAVFLANTPEMAAYRRDLTWAQEYAARNRAVMLALVSQAVRDQFPTREVCFDTPISCHHNYVAEEKIDGIPMLVTRKGAVRAGAGDMALIPGSMGTRSYVVRGKGNPASFQSASHGAGRRMSRNAAKRQFTVRDLIAQTEGVESRKDAGVVDEIPAAYKNIDEVIDAQRDLVDVVATLRQVLCVKG, from the coding sequence ATGTTTCCCGTCGAGCTGTCCGGAACCCGGGCACGGACGTTGATGTGGGCCGACGAGCACGAGATCGACGACGCGGCGTTGCAACAGCTGCGCAATATCGCGCGGCTGGAATGGGTCCACGGCGTCCGTGTCATGCCGGATGTGCACCTCGGGAAGGGCGCCACGGTCGGTTCGGTGATCGCCATGCGCGACGCGGTCGCACCGGCCGCCGTAGGAGTCGATATCGGGTGCGGGATGGAGAGCGTGCGCACCGACCTGACCGCCGCCGACCTCCCCGACGATCTGCGAGCGCTGCGTTCGGCGATCGAGGCGGCGGTGCCGGTCGGTTTCGCCGCGCATCAGCACCCGGTACAGGTGCGCAAGCTGGCGCCCGGCCCGTCCGGCGTCGCCACCACGACCCTGCGCACCGGCTGGGACCGGTTCTGGTCGGCCTTCGGCGACCTCGACGAGGCCGTGGCGCCGCGGGAATCCAAGGCGCACAAGCAGATGGGTTCGCTGGGCGGCGGAAATCATTTCATCGAGGTGTGCCTGGACCAGGACGATCAAGTGTGGATCCTGTTGCATTCGGGCAGCCGCAATATCGGCAAGGAACTGGCCGAGCGCCATATGGCCGTGGCCCGCGGACTGCCGCACAACCGGAATCTGGTCGACCGCGATCTGGCGGTGTTCTTGGCGAACACCCCGGAGATGGCGGCCTACCGGCGCGATCTCACCTGGGCCCAGGAGTACGCGGCGCGCAACCGCGCAGTCATGCTCGCACTGGTATCCCAGGCGGTGCGGGACCAGTTCCCGACCCGGGAGGTGTGCTTCGATACGCCGATCTCCTGCCACCACAACTATGTCGCGGAGGAGAAGATCGACGGGATTCCGATGCTGGTGACCCGTAAGGGCGCGGTCCGGGCGGGCGCGGGAGATATGGCGCTGATCCCGGGTTCGATGGGTACCCGCTCCTATGTGGTGCGCGGTAAGGGCAACCCGGCGTCGTTCCAGTCCGCCTCGCACGGCGCGGGCCGCCGGATGAGCCGCAACGCGGCCAAGCGGCAGTTCACCGTCCGGGATCTGATCGCCCAGACCGAGGGTGTGGAATCGCGCAAGGACGCGGGCGTGGTGGACGAGATCCCGGCCGCGTACAAGAACATCGACGAGGTGATCGACGCCCAGCGCGATCTGGTCGATGTGGTGGCGACGCTGCGGCAGGTGCTCTGCGTCAAGGGCTGA